A single region of the Deefgea piscis genome encodes:
- the proB gene encoding glutamate 5-kinase — protein MQTSILAKAQRIVIKVGSSLVTNEGKGLDHAALARWAEEIAQLTRLGKQVVLVSSGAIAEGIARLGWTQKPSAVHEKQAAAAVGQLGLCHAYESAFRQHGLMCAQVLLTHEDLSDRTRYLNARSTLLTLLQLGVIPIINENDSVVTAEIKFGDNDTLGALVTNLIEGDALVILTDQTGLYTADPRSNPSATLVQTGVAGDASLEAMAGGAGSSVGTGGMYTKIIAAKRAARSGAATIIACGREEQVLTRLASGEMIGTQLSSVTCALAAKKQWIADHLQLKGSVTLDAGAVRALTQSGSSLLPIGVVAVEGEFLRGEVVRCLNPEGIEVARGLINYSSQETQRILRQPTGQIEAVLGYIDEAELIHRDNLVLC, from the coding sequence ATGCAAACGTCAATTTTGGCTAAAGCTCAGCGAATTGTGATTAAAGTCGGCTCTAGCCTAGTGACCAATGAAGGCAAAGGTTTAGATCACGCCGCACTAGCACGCTGGGCTGAAGAAATTGCTCAACTGACTCGACTAGGCAAACAAGTTGTTTTAGTTTCTTCAGGCGCTATTGCCGAAGGCATTGCTCGACTGGGTTGGACGCAAAAACCCAGCGCAGTGCATGAAAAACAAGCGGCTGCTGCAGTAGGACAATTGGGCTTATGCCATGCCTATGAAAGTGCATTTCGCCAACACGGTTTAATGTGCGCGCAAGTACTGCTTACGCATGAAGACTTATCTGATCGCACGCGTTATCTCAATGCTCGCTCAACTTTGCTGACCTTATTGCAATTGGGTGTGATTCCCATCATTAATGAAAACGACAGCGTAGTGACTGCTGAGATTAAATTTGGCGATAACGATACGCTCGGCGCTTTGGTAACCAACCTGATCGAAGGCGATGCCTTAGTCATTTTGACTGACCAAACTGGGCTGTATACTGCCGACCCACGTAGCAACCCGAGTGCCACCTTGGTACAAACCGGTGTAGCGGGTGATGCTAGCTTGGAAGCTATGGCCGGTGGCGCAGGTTCTAGCGTGGGTACGGGGGGTATGTATACCAAAATCATCGCCGCCAAACGTGCGGCCCGTAGCGGGGCAGCAACCATCATTGCTTGTGGTCGTGAAGAACAGGTACTCACTCGTTTAGCCAGTGGCGAGATGATCGGCACGCAATTGAGCTCAGTCACTTGTGCATTGGCCGCCAAAAAACAATGGATTGCCGACCATTTGCAACTCAAAGGCAGCGTAACGCTCGATGCGGGGGCTGTTCGGGCTTTAACGCAGTCGGGTTCCAGCTTATTACCGATTGGGGTCGTGGCGGTTGAAGGCGAATTTTTACGCGGTGAAGTGGTGCGTTGTTTAAATCCCGAAGGGATTGAAGTGGCCCGTGGCTTAATCAATTACAGCTCGCAAGAAACGCAGCGGATTTTACGTCAGCCAACTGGGCAAATTGAAGCTGTTTTGGGCTATATCGACGAAGCTGAGCTGATTCATCGCGATAATTTAGTACTGTGCTAA
- a CDS encoding benzoate/H(+) symporter BenE family transporter, protein MSVWRDSSVSAVVAGLVTVLVGFTSSAVIVFQAAQALGASPAEIASWMWALGLAMGVSCIGLSLRYRVPIVTAWSTPGAALLVTSAAGVSMPEAIGAFMVSGLLIVLMGITGWFERAMQRIPLGIASAMLAGVLLRFGLDAFSALQTELVLAGSMLLTYLLLRRYWPRYAIVGVLLCGMLVAAWRGLLHLEGIELTLAMPIWTTPELSWSSIASVALPLFMVTMASQNVPGVTVLRANGYTPPISPLISSTGLLTVVLAPFGAFAINLAAITAAICMGKDAHEDASKRYIAAMAAGVFYLLIGLFGATVVAVFAAFPKELVLVVAGLALMNIIGSGLALAMRDEKQREAAIITFLVTASGLTLFGIGSAFWGLVAGVVAALVLHKK, encoded by the coding sequence ATGTCGGTGTGGCGAGATAGTTCGGTTTCTGCAGTAGTGGCGGGCTTGGTGACGGTCTTGGTCGGCTTTACTAGCTCGGCAGTGATTGTGTTTCAAGCGGCGCAGGCATTAGGCGCCAGCCCAGCAGAAATCGCCTCGTGGATGTGGGCTTTGGGCTTAGCAATGGGGGTGAGTTGTATCGGCTTATCGCTGCGCTACCGAGTCCCCATCGTCACGGCATGGTCAACGCCGGGCGCAGCTTTGCTGGTCACCAGCGCGGCGGGCGTTAGCATGCCCGAAGCGATTGGGGCATTTATGGTTTCCGGCTTGCTGATTGTATTGATGGGCATCACTGGCTGGTTTGAGCGTGCGATGCAGCGGATTCCATTGGGTATTGCTTCGGCGATGTTGGCGGGGGTGTTATTGCGCTTTGGTTTGGATGCATTTAGTGCTTTGCAAACCGAGTTAGTTTTGGCCGGTAGCATGTTGCTGACGTATTTGCTATTGCGCCGATATTGGCCTCGCTATGCCATTGTTGGGGTATTGCTCTGTGGCATGCTAGTGGCAGCGTGGCGCGGGCTATTACATCTAGAGGGTATTGAGTTGACGTTGGCGATGCCGATTTGGACTACGCCAGAGTTGAGTTGGAGCAGCATTGCCAGTGTGGCTTTGCCCTTATTTATGGTGACGATGGCCTCGCAGAATGTGCCCGGCGTGACGGTATTGCGCGCCAATGGCTATACGCCGCCGATTTCCCCTTTGATTAGCAGCACTGGCCTACTTACCGTGGTGCTCGCGCCATTTGGCGCTTTTGCGATTAATTTAGCAGCGATTACTGCCGCCATTTGCATGGGGAAAGACGCACATGAAGATGCGAGCAAACGCTATATTGCGGCGATGGCTGCTGGGGTGTTTTATCTGCTGATTGGCTTATTTGGCGCCACGGTCGTCGCGGTATTTGCCGCTTTTCCTAAAGAGCTAGTGCTGGTGGTGGCCGGTTTGGCACTGATGAATATTATTGGTAGCGGTTTGGCACTCGCGATGCGTGATGAAAAGCAGCGCGAAGCAGCGATCATTACTTTTTTAGTCACCGCTTCGGGCCTGACGCTATTTGGTATTGGCTCGGCCTTTTGGGGTTTGGTTGCCGGTGTGGTCGCGGCGCTGGTGCTGCATAAAAAATAA
- a CDS encoding isomerizing glutamine--fructose-6-phosphate transaminase, whose amino-acid sequence MSELIAYIAPQNVLPALSDCILILNSSNTHLNLVLEAQASSKQKRWVLPQPVQRLSLGSETCHWLIASLHHEPQPLTPTNRAGLQIQAMGHCLNHQDLAHSLNLGDACSLNELIAAILQRQIDDGANLTEAMLIANAQLKGQISYLCHQQSQAQFILASCLGLPLFVGLESGLRQICCSSLRLIRQRANQVYAMKDGDIVRFGLDTPLLILGDGLEQVLEMPAVTKNQSVPHFMLEEIEAQPETLAILVQKYKEGYVLPLALRAKLSGIRSVTLLACGSSYHAALVARYWFETLAGVSVQVGLSSEYCDRDVHVGDHDLMIAISQSGETTDTIAALKHAQASGRPRTVALTNSPGSTLTTLVDHHLLTHSGAEQSVSATKSLTAQILLLFMLADALGQARGHISAEQVASHDEEMLLLPNVVAQTLLLNKEIRRWANALHRKNNLFVIGRHTHYPVAMEGAFKLREVAYQHAEAFPAGELKHGPITLVNDDLPVIVCLPWNQQAQKMLDDLKAIRANHGEIFILSNGNIASVEGTSVIRMPSGLTHLSPIIYIVALQMLAYYCAVLSGNAIDTPRNLAKVTMDF is encoded by the coding sequence ATGTCTGAATTGATTGCCTATATTGCGCCACAAAATGTGTTGCCTGCATTGTCCGACTGTATTTTGATTTTAAATAGCAGCAATACGCATTTGAATTTGGTGCTAGAGGCGCAAGCAAGCAGCAAGCAAAAGCGTTGGGTCTTGCCGCAGCCAGTGCAGCGATTATCGCTCGGTAGTGAAACATGCCACTGGCTGATTGCGAGTTTGCACCATGAGCCGCAGCCATTAACACCGACCAATCGGGCCGGTTTACAGATTCAGGCAATGGGCCATTGTCTGAATCATCAGGATTTAGCGCACAGTCTTAATTTGGGCGATGCGTGTAGTTTAAACGAGTTGATTGCGGCAATTTTGCAACGGCAAATCGATGACGGCGCGAATTTGACTGAGGCGATGCTGATTGCCAATGCGCAACTCAAAGGCCAAATTAGCTATCTGTGCCATCAACAAAGCCAAGCGCAGTTTATTTTGGCCAGTTGCTTAGGCTTGCCTTTATTTGTTGGGCTTGAATCGGGTTTGCGGCAAATTTGTTGCAGTAGTTTACGGCTGATACGCCAACGCGCTAATCAGGTGTATGCGATGAAAGACGGCGATATTGTTCGTTTTGGGCTAGATACCCCTCTGTTGATTTTAGGGGATGGTCTTGAGCAAGTGCTAGAGATGCCGGCCGTGACCAAGAATCAAAGCGTGCCGCACTTTATGCTGGAAGAGATTGAAGCTCAGCCAGAAACGCTGGCGATTTTAGTGCAAAAATACAAGGAGGGTTACGTCCTGCCTTTGGCGCTGCGCGCCAAATTATCTGGCATTCGCAGCGTGACCTTATTAGCCTGTGGCTCGAGCTATCACGCCGCCTTGGTGGCGCGGTATTGGTTTGAAACCTTGGCCGGTGTGTCAGTGCAAGTGGGTTTAAGTAGCGAATATTGTGATCGCGATGTGCATGTGGGTGACCATGATTTAATGATTGCGATTTCGCAATCGGGCGAAACCACCGATACCATTGCGGCGTTAAAACACGCGCAAGCATCAGGCCGGCCGCGCACGGTGGCCTTGACCAATTCTCCCGGCAGTACGCTGACCACCTTGGTTGACCATCATTTGCTCACGCACAGTGGTGCCGAGCAATCGGTGAGCGCAACCAAATCACTCACCGCCCAAATCTTGCTGCTATTTATGCTGGCCGATGCGCTAGGTCAGGCGCGTGGGCATATCAGTGCCGAGCAAGTAGCAAGTCATGATGAAGAGATGTTGCTCTTGCCCAATGTGGTGGCGCAAACCTTGCTGCTTAATAAAGAAATTCGCCGCTGGGCGAATGCTTTGCATCGCAAAAATAATTTATTTGTGATCGGTCGCCATACGCATTATCCGGTGGCGATGGAGGGCGCGTTTAAGCTTAGAGAGGTTGCTTATCAGCATGCCGAGGCTTTCCCCGCTGGTGAGTTAAAGCACGGGCCAATTACCTTGGTGAATGATGACTTGCCGGTGATTGTTTGCTTGCCGTGGAATCAACAAGCGCAAAAAATGCTCGATGATTTAAAAGCCATTCGCGCCAATCATGGCGAGATTTTTATTTTGTCTAACGGCAATATTGCGTCGGTTGAAGGCACGAGTGTGATTCGGATGCCAAGTGGTTTAACCCATTTGAGTCCGATTATTTATATTGTTGCGCTGCAAATGCTGGCGTATTACTGCGCTGTTCTCAGTGGCAATGCCATCGATACGCCACGCAATTTGGCTAAAGTGACAATGGACTTTTAA
- a CDS encoding methyl-accepting chemotaxis protein: protein MNNWGVKTRLLAGFGVVLLLLAIVAIVALLSLSQLRGKVSELVDERYPTVVKSNQLIAIAYQTDLTLRNAALAETTGDTDAILTKLESEASAEENQISALKTLIGGDTQAQALLAEVVASNAAMDLQKTKLATLLRLDRTTGGHFITTEYAKVSNAYRDALLKLAAYQSRVMDEDKTTVQNSVSTAVNSILLVSVLAILLGLVLAWLIGSKVITALESASRVASKIASGDLSHDWRGTQFASDELGQLQRALQTMQEKLVQIIRQIQSNATEVTQAARTLSVASQQITSGSDLQSSSASSMAAAVEEMSTSMDQVADNTNDVEQKARGAGELANEGSKDVSAAALEMQAISGEVLGASAQITELGRNINEIGTIVVVIKDVADQTNLLALNAAIEAARAGDMGRGFAVVADEVRKLAERTAQSASQITKMVSNIQSSAQDAVTRMSSGSQRVGDGLQLTTQASESIGRINQRSGEVVHSVHEISEQMQEQRSAARDIAVNVERIAAMAEENSVAVRNMGESIGQLESMADQLTATVQRFKMA, encoded by the coding sequence ATGAACAATTGGGGCGTAAAAACACGGCTTCTGGCTGGGTTTGGGGTAGTTTTATTGTTGCTGGCGATTGTTGCGATTGTGGCTTTATTGAGTCTGTCACAGCTGCGAGGCAAGGTCAGCGAGCTAGTGGATGAGCGTTATCCTACGGTGGTGAAGTCCAATCAGTTGATTGCCATTGCTTACCAAACCGATTTAACGCTACGTAATGCTGCTTTAGCCGAAACCACGGGTGATACCGATGCGATTCTGACAAAATTGGAGTCAGAAGCTAGCGCTGAAGAAAATCAAATCAGCGCGCTTAAAACCCTGATTGGTGGTGATACTCAGGCCCAAGCCTTACTCGCAGAAGTAGTGGCAAGCAATGCCGCAATGGATTTACAAAAAACTAAATTGGCGACCTTATTAAGACTCGATCGCACCACGGGCGGGCATTTTATTACCACTGAATATGCCAAAGTTAGTAATGCTTATCGGGATGCTTTGCTTAAATTGGCCGCATATCAAAGCCGCGTAATGGATGAAGATAAAACCACGGTACAAAATAGCGTCAGCACTGCGGTTAATAGCATTTTATTGGTGAGCGTATTGGCGATTTTGCTGGGTTTAGTATTGGCTTGGTTGATTGGCTCGAAAGTGATTACCGCTTTGGAGTCTGCCAGCCGGGTTGCCAGCAAAATTGCCAGTGGCGATTTAAGTCATGATTGGCGTGGCACGCAGTTTGCGAGTGATGAATTGGGTCAATTACAACGCGCTTTGCAAACGATGCAAGAAAAACTGGTGCAGATTATTCGTCAGATTCAAAGCAATGCAACAGAAGTCACGCAAGCCGCGCGGACCTTATCGGTAGCGTCACAGCAAATTACTTCCGGCTCTGATTTGCAATCGTCTTCAGCCAGCTCAATGGCCGCTGCGGTGGAAGAGATGAGCACCAGCATGGATCAAGTGGCTGACAATACTAATGATGTTGAGCAAAAAGCGCGTGGGGCTGGTGAATTAGCCAACGAAGGCAGCAAAGATGTTTCGGCGGCAGCGTTGGAAATGCAGGCAATCTCGGGTGAAGTTCTGGGCGCATCCGCACAAATTACTGAGTTGGGGCGAAATATCAATGAAATCGGCACGATTGTGGTGGTGATTAAAGATGTTGCCGATCAAACCAATTTATTGGCCCTGAATGCGGCGATTGAAGCCGCCCGTGCCGGGGATATGGGGCGTGGCTTTGCCGTGGTGGCCGATGAAGTGCGCAAGCTCGCTGAGCGCACCGCGCAATCAGCGAGTCAAATCACCAAGATGGTGAGCAATATTCAAAGCAGTGCACAAGATGCAGTAACCCGCATGAGTAGCGGTAGCCAGCGGGTTGGTGATGGTTTGCAATTAACCACCCAAGCGAGCGAAAGTATTGGCCGTATTAATCAGCGCAGCGGTGAGGTGGTGCATTCAGTGCATGAAATCAGCGAACAAATGCAAGAACAACGCTCAGCTGCGCGTGATATTGCCGTTAATGTTGAACGGATTGCAGCGATGGCTGAAGAGAACTCGGTGGCAGTACGCAATATGGGCGAGTCGATTGGACAGCTTGAATCCATGGCTGATCAACTTACCGCGACGGTGCAACGCTTTAAAATGGCTTAA
- a CDS encoding YbaY family lipoprotein — protein sequence MKAFIFPLLFASSLTMAASDAPLQRYQCDEGQSFTIRMTTPDSLELLSGWTFQKLPHVISASGAKYSDGSTTVWLKGQGGFLEVDEVIVANNCTLISADEPLNPIRDAASGLIFIPPERWTANNVQVDVKSGSEIPFYGETALQQFEYRFRGGNDSEHYPLLDILVFPKSAWTQLEKNPPPGLVLGDDGQRVYLAQLPSNNPFNPASKNGKEFIALQMTPAEVKQAFSMYGIVKNKAIESVSAKVMWLDRRLYPGAVLTVELRDVSKMDVASELIAKKVITLTQGTPPTVTLKFAPEAINPKHRYSISARLEQDGKLIKISDTQTPVLTQGAPRETSIMLKAI from the coding sequence ATGAAAGCCTTTATTTTTCCTCTACTTTTTGCCAGCTCACTCACAATGGCCGCCAGCGATGCGCCATTACAGCGCTATCAATGTGATGAAGGCCAATCATTTACAATCAGAATGACGACACCTGACTCGCTTGAATTACTTAGTGGTTGGACGTTCCAAAAACTACCCCATGTTATTTCGGCGTCTGGCGCCAAATACAGCGACGGTAGCACCACCGTGTGGTTAAAAGGCCAAGGTGGCTTTTTGGAAGTCGATGAGGTGATTGTGGCCAATAATTGCACCTTGATCTCTGCTGATGAACCGCTCAACCCGATTCGCGACGCCGCATCTGGCTTGATTTTTATTCCGCCAGAACGTTGGACGGCCAATAATGTGCAAGTAGACGTGAAATCAGGCAGTGAGATTCCATTTTATGGCGAAACGGCATTACAGCAGTTTGAATATCGTTTTCGTGGCGGCAATGATTCAGAGCATTATCCTTTGCTCGATATTCTAGTTTTTCCAAAATCAGCATGGACCCAACTCGAGAAAAACCCACCACCGGGATTGGTACTTGGCGATGATGGTCAGCGCGTTTATTTAGCGCAATTGCCAAGTAATAATCCATTTAATCCGGCCAGCAAAAATGGCAAAGAATTTATCGCTTTGCAAATGACGCCTGCCGAAGTGAAACAAGCATTTTCAATGTATGGGATTGTGAAAAACAAAGCGATTGAGAGCGTGAGCGCTAAAGTCATGTGGCTGGATCGTCGGCTTTATCCAGGCGCGGTGCTCACCGTTGAATTACGCGATGTGTCCAAAATGGATGTGGCATCTGAATTGATTGCGAAAAAAGTAATCACTTTAACGCAAGGCACGCCACCGACGGTAACGCTGAAATTTGCCCCAGAAGCGATTAACCCTAAGCATCGTTACAGCATTAGTGCGCGTTTAGAGCAAGATGGTAAGCTGATTAAAATTAGCGACACTCAAACGCCAGTACTCACGCAGGGCGCGCCACGCGAAACCAGCATTATGCTTAAAGCAATCTAG
- a CDS encoding DMT family transporter → MPNSTQSTRIGVFLAVFAATGFAMKGVFIKLVYPYGVDAVTLVMLRLMFAIALLWMVRLWRLHASSDEPETPIAPLDKVKLFGLGLLGYYLASVLDFIGLETVSASLERLILCLYPTFTVLLVSWFSGKPIPPKIKRALPLTYLGMVLVLAPELMNAHADWVGIGFVVASTLAFSLYMAWSPAVIERVGSMRFTELALTVSGLGILVHWLISHPLSSVDQPWPVWAYALTIAIFSTVLPVYAMTNAMKRIGAGRTAVIGSFGPVLSIIMSMGILNERLSAVQWLGAAIVLSGVWMVSKK, encoded by the coding sequence ATGCCCAATTCAACCCAATCGACTCGTATCGGGGTTTTCTTAGCCGTTTTTGCCGCCACCGGCTTTGCCATGAAAGGCGTGTTTATTAAGCTGGTTTATCCTTATGGCGTCGATGCCGTCACACTGGTCATGCTGCGGCTGATGTTTGCGATTGCTTTACTGTGGATGGTGAGATTGTGGCGACTGCACGCCAGTAGCGATGAGCCAGAAACACCCATCGCGCCTTTAGATAAGGTCAAACTCTTTGGTCTAGGTTTACTGGGTTATTACTTAGCCAGCGTGCTCGATTTCATTGGCCTTGAAACCGTCAGCGCCAGTTTGGAGCGCCTCATTTTATGCCTGTACCCCACATTTACCGTGTTGCTGGTGTCTTGGTTTAGCGGCAAGCCAATTCCCCCGAAAATCAAACGCGCACTACCGTTAACTTATCTGGGCATGGTTTTGGTATTAGCGCCGGAGCTCATGAATGCCCACGCCGATTGGGTTGGCATTGGTTTTGTGGTGGCCAGTACTTTGGCTTTTTCGCTGTATATGGCGTGGAGCCCAGCGGTGATCGAGCGCGTGGGTTCAATGCGCTTTACTGAATTGGCGCTCACGGTGTCGGGCTTAGGGATTTTAGTGCATTGGTTAATCAGTCATCCACTGAGCAGCGTGGATCAGCCGTGGCCGGTTTGGGCCTATGCACTGACGATTGCGATTTTCTCTACCGTCTTGCCGGTGTATGCCATGACCAATGCCATGAAACGCATCGGCGCTGGGCGCACCGCAGTAATTGGCAGCTTTGGCCCGGTGCTGTCGATTATTATGAGTATGGGGATTTTGAATGAGCGCCTCAGCGCCGTGCAATGGCTCGGTGCAGCCATTGTGCTCAGTGGCGTTTGGATGGTCAGCAAAAAATAA
- a CDS encoding sugar O-acetyltransferase, whose product MNHDLVCFPFSDLGTETHWQREGELLQRFNHLPPEAQHERPELLKALFAQADEVIISPPLAIARGHLIKLSRKVFINYNAQIAAAPGAPITIGHHTIIAPNVQIQTGTHPVDPTERQKWAYCAKGITIGNNVWIGAGAIICGGVTIGDHSVIGAGSIVTRDVPPCVLVGGNPARVIRELTPPDESTLYALNP is encoded by the coding sequence ATGAATCATGATCTTGTTTGTTTTCCCTTTAGCGACTTAGGTACTGAAACCCACTGGCAAAGAGAAGGTGAATTACTGCAGCGCTTTAATCATTTACCGCCAGAAGCCCAGCATGAGCGACCAGAACTCCTCAAAGCGCTGTTTGCTCAAGCCGATGAAGTGATTATTTCGCCACCTTTAGCGATTGCTCGCGGGCACTTAATCAAACTCTCGCGAAAAGTGTTTATTAATTACAACGCACAAATCGCTGCCGCGCCGGGCGCACCGATTACGATTGGCCACCACACCATCATCGCGCCCAATGTACAAATTCAAACCGGAACGCATCCAGTCGACCCGACGGAACGCCAAAAATGGGCTTATTGTGCCAAAGGCATTACCATCGGAAATAATGTCTGGATTGGGGCTGGCGCCATTATTTGTGGCGGCGTAACGATTGGTGACCATAGCGTGATTGGCGCTGGCAGTATTGTCACTCGCGACGTACCGCCTTGCGTCTTGGTTGGCGGCAATCCCGCGCGCGTGATTCGTGAATTAACACCACCGGATGAAAGCACTTTATATGCGCTAAATCCATAA